In the genome of Halococcus sediminicola, one region contains:
- a CDS encoding lamin tail domain-containing protein produces the protein MPTFDSITSRIPLMRPGRTARNVGVVIVALVALLFLPVVMLLIALAVPLLLAFNIRGLRDRLSASSLSRLPGLSHERRVVLVLAAFVYLLVVTGAASAVWSGFAPAGNNTSATNATAVEAQAPGIEVVNTTDVNGDGSYEAFDVLVHANTSVPEGDGSPGEPGEPYFAVQANGQWRFDTSEVARDEEFSTTIPMNDSVIPDEASGELNVTVRLLDRDTAFNDGIAAWSTTVLYAPAETPTATPISTSTATPTTTAKQSNASSGGGGGQKSPYPDQALIKNVSVVNERDSDNDGRPEAFALQVRANTTLPAANADGSAGDPYFAIAVGGNWKFDTPNVRRAPNGTFTIRMNESRLSSASPGQVWIRVRLMNRNTLFHDRIATQKVNVPYAPASTPTPTPTATLTPTATETPTPTPTPTPTATETPTPTPEQSGASGGGSAGEGGDSGSSGDSSSGDAESGARSPDEGSEWTVTVTEIVDGDTMEVRFPNGDVENVRLLGVDTPEVSGGVSPNEFEGIPENDAGEAHLSEWADRASRFAKDQLSTGEEIRIETDPSADRRGSYGRLLVYAYHDDGQLFNRQLLEGGYARLYESEFSKSGEFADLESDAQSENIGLWNFEASDTPTPTPVPDGGDSSGELTIANIQPEGDDETVTLENPTGSTIDLSGYTIVFDDDQTYGIQGITLEAGETLTVHTGEGSDSDGDVYAGFGRSVLNNDGDTISIQDSSGTTVAEESYGDGG, from the coding sequence ATGCCAACCTTTGATTCCATTACAAGCCGCATCCCACTCATGCGGCCGGGCCGCACCGCCCGCAACGTTGGTGTCGTCATCGTCGCGCTCGTTGCGCTGCTTTTTCTCCCGGTGGTGATGCTACTCATCGCGCTTGCCGTGCCACTGCTTCTCGCGTTCAACATCCGCGGGCTTCGCGATCGTCTGAGCGCATCGTCGCTTTCGCGCCTCCCGGGACTCTCCCACGAGCGCCGAGTCGTTCTCGTGCTCGCAGCCTTCGTCTATCTCCTCGTGGTGACCGGCGCAGCCAGCGCCGTTTGGTCGGGATTCGCGCCCGCGGGGAACAACACGAGCGCGACGAATGCCACGGCAGTCGAAGCACAAGCCCCTGGCATTGAGGTCGTGAACACCACGGACGTGAACGGTGATGGAAGCTACGAAGCGTTCGATGTCCTCGTACACGCGAACACGTCGGTTCCCGAGGGTGACGGTAGCCCTGGCGAGCCTGGTGAGCCGTACTTCGCCGTCCAAGCAAACGGGCAGTGGCGCTTCGATACCTCGGAGGTCGCCCGAGACGAGGAATTCTCGACGACGATCCCGATGAACGACTCAGTCATCCCTGACGAGGCAAGCGGGGAGTTGAACGTCACCGTTCGGCTGCTTGACCGCGACACAGCCTTCAACGACGGTATCGCGGCCTGGTCCACGACCGTTCTGTACGCACCCGCCGAGACACCGACTGCGACACCGATATCCACATCGACGGCAACACCGACCACGACAGCGAAGCAGTCGAACGCCAGCAGCGGTGGAGGTGGAGGACAGAAATCTCCCTACCCAGATCAGGCGCTCATCAAGAACGTCTCGGTCGTCAACGAGCGCGATAGCGATAACGACGGACGCCCCGAAGCGTTTGCACTGCAGGTACGTGCAAACACGACGCTCCCGGCGGCCAATGCTGACGGCAGTGCTGGCGATCCATACTTCGCGATCGCTGTCGGTGGGAATTGGAAGTTCGACACGCCGAATGTACGTCGCGCGCCGAACGGGACGTTCACCATCCGGATGAACGAGTCGCGGCTCTCGTCGGCCTCGCCGGGTCAGGTCTGGATACGCGTTCGGTTGATGAACCGAAACACGTTGTTCCACGACCGCATCGCGACGCAGAAGGTGAACGTTCCGTACGCGCCGGCAAGCACACCAACGCCGACACCGACGGCAACCCTAACACCCACAGCAACGGAAACACCGACCCCGACCCCCACACCAACACCGACAGCTACCGAGACACCGACTCCTACGCCGGAACAGTCGGGCGCGAGCGGCGGAGGCAGTGCAGGTGAGGGTGGTGACTCAGGGAGTAGCGGCGATAGCAGCTCCGGCGATGCTGAGAGCGGTGCGCGCAGCCCTGACGAAGGCAGTGAATGGACCGTCACGGTCACGGAGATCGTCGATGGCGACACGATGGAGGTGCGCTTCCCGAACGGCGATGTCGAGAACGTTCGTCTGCTTGGTGTCGATACACCCGAGGTGAGCGGTGGGGTCAGCCCCAACGAGTTCGAGGGTATCCCCGAGAACGACGCCGGTGAAGCACACCTCTCGGAGTGGGCCGACCGGGCGAGCCGGTTCGCAAAAGATCAGTTGAGTACTGGTGAGGAGATTCGTATCGAGACCGATCCGAGTGCCGACCGGCGCGGGAGTTACGGTCGGCTACTGGTCTATGCCTACCACGATGACGGCCAGCTGTTCAACCGTCAGCTGCTTGAGGGCGGGTATGCACGACTTTACGAGAGTGAGTTCTCGAAGAGCGGCGAGTTCGCAGATCTCGAATCGGATGCACAATCGGAGAACATTGGTCTGTGGAACTTCGAGGCCTCGGACACTCCCACCCCGACGCCCGTCCCGGATGGCGGCGACAGCTCGGGAGAGCTCACCATCGCGAACATCCAGCCCGAAGGTGACGACGAGACAGTCACTCTCGAAAATCCAACTGGCTCGACGATCGACCTCTCGGGATATACGATCGTCTTCGACGACGATCAGACATACGGGATCCAGGGTATCACGCTCGAGGCCGGCGAGACGCTCACCGTTCACACGGGCGAGGGGAGCGATTCAGACGGTGATGTCTACGCTGGATTCGGGCGTTCGGTGCTGAACAACGATGGCGACACGATCTCGATACAAGACAGTTCGGGCACCACGGTTGCCGAAGAATCCTACGGTGACGGCGGGTAA
- a CDS encoding glycosyltransferase → MTRVLLFAPLYPPYSGGSPTFFSELANTLPDEYDVHILTAYHQDRPLFAKENGSHVYRIIPMKLDLPAPARMILEGGVAFVAAMLIGLFRRIDIAHIHSTSFSTPPIAISMMLLSVPVIYDCQDLAVRSWIATLGNPVAHFSVGKRVDEILVDAGVDEDSIIRTPITNPTYVSEYASRPVDSADDSFSVVFVGALRELKGVDILFNGFCEFAVEHPDATLTLVGDGPLREQLDDSIRNTEVGSRIELLGNVPHRKALSEIASADVLALLSKRETGPRVVFEAFAVGTPVVATRVGAVPDVLDDEETGLLIERSRESIIEALATLYEDPQQRQKMAENALDAKHGPTESELINAVERGYSRAESV, encoded by the coding sequence ATGACCCGTGTCTTACTGTTCGCACCGCTATATCCGCCGTACAGCGGTGGGTCGCCGACATTCTTTTCGGAGCTTGCGAATACACTTCCAGATGAATACGATGTGCACATCTTGACTGCATACCATCAGGACAGACCGCTCTTCGCCAAAGAAAACGGCAGTCATGTCTATCGTATTATTCCGATGAAACTCGATCTGCCAGCTCCAGCTCGAATGATTCTCGAAGGTGGGGTCGCATTCGTGGCGGCGATGCTTATCGGTCTCTTTCGTCGTATCGACATTGCTCACATCCATTCGACATCGTTCTCGACCCCGCCGATCGCCATTTCGATGATGCTGCTCTCCGTTCCAGTCATCTATGACTGCCAAGATCTGGCTGTTCGATCGTGGATAGCCACACTCGGTAATCCAGTGGCCCACTTCAGCGTCGGCAAGCGGGTCGACGAGATACTCGTGGATGCTGGCGTCGACGAAGACAGCATCATCAGAACACCGATCACGAATCCAACATACGTCTCCGAGTACGCTTCTCGACCGGTCGATAGCGCTGACGATTCGTTTTCAGTCGTGTTCGTCGGTGCATTGCGTGAACTGAAGGGCGTCGATATTCTTTTCAACGGGTTCTGTGAGTTTGCGGTCGAGCATCCGGATGCAACACTGACGCTTGTCGGGGACGGCCCTTTGCGGGAACAGTTGGACGATAGCATTCGCAACACCGAGGTCGGCAGTCGAATCGAACTGCTTGGAAACGTACCACATCGCAAAGCCCTGTCAGAGATAGCATCAGCCGATGTGTTAGCTCTTCTTTCGAAACGAGAAACTGGGCCACGAGTCGTCTTCGAAGCGTTTGCAGTCGGCACGCCCGTCGTAGCCACCCGTGTCGGCGCGGTTCCGGACGTACTCGACGACGAGGAGACCGGGCTGTTGATCGAACGATCGCGCGAAAGCATCATCGAGGCGCTAGCGACGTTGTACGAGGACCCGCAGCAACGGCAAAAGATGGCTGAGAACGCATTGGACGCGAAACATGGCCCAACCGAAAGCGAACTCATCAACGCTGTCGAACGGGGGTATTCTCGTGCAGAATCCGTTTGA
- a CDS encoding type II toxin-antitoxin system VapC family toxin, whose translation MIFLDSWVWLEAFFQGTHGADAAALVRDIDEEGGVIAPTVLLEVNYRARREAGVERAQRLTEMIQRIEHLLIEPLTADVALHAAAIRDDYYHRRSLELSYADAIHIATAVATECDRLYSGDPDFENVSEVQTVVIR comes from the coding sequence GTGATATTCCTCGACTCGTGGGTGTGGTTGGAGGCCTTTTTCCAAGGGACTCATGGGGCGGACGCCGCGGCGCTGGTTCGTGACATCGATGAAGAGGGCGGAGTCATCGCACCGACGGTCCTCCTCGAAGTCAACTACCGAGCGCGCCGCGAGGCTGGTGTTGAGCGAGCGCAGCGCCTCACCGAAATGATTCAGCGGATCGAACATCTTTTGATTGAGCCGCTTACCGCCGATGTCGCGCTTCACGCCGCTGCCATTCGGGACGATTACTACCACCGCCGGTCGCTTGAACTCTCCTACGCCGACGCCATTCACATTGCAACTGCCGTAGCGACCGAGTGTGATCGGCTATACTCGGGCGATCCCGATTTTGAAAACGTCAGCGAAGTTCAGACGGTTGTGATCCGGTGA
- a CDS encoding alkaline phosphatase family protein, with protein MRDVPHDSIVGTSLRKSYDWLLNRDLVASAYSTYVGAWTTLTSRYPIGTNIYEREWDLLILLDTCRVDALREVADDYEFLGEINRLLSVGSTSNEWIANTFVDQYASEISETAYVSANGYAERVLEDGIYPEVYIGGRRSPPSLTADRTVDHETFGELDYAWKRGESEYEGHIPPRVVTDRAIELGREGEYDHIALHYSQPHAPYTVAAQCEDRERREYEENPFSALRSGTDRSLVWEAYLEELRSVLDEVELLIENFDADTVAITADHGEAFGEYGIYGHLPGLLHPDVKYVPWVVTSGTDSQEYTPSQYNQTTTNTREHLEALGYI; from the coding sequence ATGAGAGACGTTCCACACGATTCTATTGTTGGAACAAGTCTTCGAAAGTCCTATGACTGGCTTCTCAACCGTGATCTGGTAGCTAGTGCATACTCGACGTATGTCGGAGCCTGGACTACACTCACCTCTCGATATCCTATTGGAACCAACATTTACGAACGAGAGTGGGATCTCCTCATCCTCCTTGACACATGCCGTGTAGATGCCCTTCGAGAAGTCGCTGATGACTACGAATTTCTGGGGGAGATCAACCGACTCCTTTCCGTTGGAAGTACCTCGAACGAGTGGATTGCAAATACATTCGTTGACCAGTATGCTTCGGAAATAAGTGAGACAGCATATGTCTCCGCTAATGGCTATGCGGAACGTGTGTTGGAGGACGGCATCTATCCGGAAGTGTATATTGGCGGCCGCCGTTCTCCGCCATCGCTGACCGCAGATCGGACCGTCGATCACGAGACGTTTGGAGAGCTCGATTACGCATGGAAACGGGGAGAAAGCGAATACGAAGGACACATCCCACCGAGAGTAGTGACTGATCGCGCGATTGAACTCGGGCGAGAGGGAGAGTACGATCATATTGCTCTGCATTACTCACAGCCACATGCTCCATATACGGTTGCTGCACAGTGTGAGGACCGTGAGCGCCGAGAGTACGAAGAAAATCCGTTTAGCGCGCTTCGCAGTGGAACGGATCGGTCGTTAGTATGGGAAGCCTATCTCGAAGAACTTCGCTCTGTACTCGACGAAGTAGAACTCTTGATTGAGAACTTCGACGCAGATACAGTAGCGATTACAGCTGACCATGGTGAAGCATTTGGCGAGTACGGAATCTATGGTCACCTTCCCGGCCTCCTGCATCCCGATGTGAAATACGTCCCGTGGGTGGTTACGAGCGGAACGGATTCACAGGAGTATACACCAAGCCAGTATAATCAAACAACGACAAATACACGCGAGCACTTGGAAGCTCTTGGATACATATAG
- a CDS encoding glycosyltransferase family 4 protein, giving the protein MKLLYVNNTSFLSGGGGGEERANEITKRLAANGHEVTVLAGKTDPELPNETVDQGRRFRHVTCVPVFVFKYGSLGYFLSRYLFAFVSLPIVIGLLYREEFDAIAETMTPYPTFVVLAAKLFGVPIVATRHEFFDRSCYDVYDPLTATIQLTVQNFLRIFEYNAIVVPATHVKQQFVDYGVPEERLTVIPNGVEYERYRRPAIESEPGRLVVVGRLTKRKRQDRLVRVVRRLRDEGSDVRLDVAGDGPARERLEQMVEELDLDGCVTVHGFVDEERKIELLNRAELFVFASTQEGFGIVLLEAMAAGLPVVAKRLPVYEDFFVDGENGYLIQDDGSGTDEFADAIQQLLDAPAIEEETKARNMRTAEHYSWNAVTDQTEAVLAATIA; this is encoded by the coding sequence ATGAAGCTGCTGTACGTCAACAACACCTCGTTTCTCTCCGGCGGCGGTGGCGGCGAGGAGCGGGCGAACGAGATCACTAAGCGCCTCGCGGCGAACGGCCACGAGGTGACGGTGCTGGCGGGGAAGACCGATCCCGAACTGCCGAACGAAACCGTCGATCAGGGACGGCGCTTCCGGCACGTCACCTGCGTTCCGGTGTTCGTCTTCAAGTATGGCTCGCTCGGGTATTTTCTGTCGCGCTATCTGTTTGCGTTCGTCAGCCTGCCGATCGTAATCGGGCTGCTGTACCGCGAGGAGTTCGATGCGATCGCCGAGACGATGACGCCGTATCCGACGTTTGTGGTTCTCGCGGCGAAGCTGTTCGGCGTGCCGATCGTCGCGACTCGCCACGAGTTCTTCGATCGAAGCTGCTACGACGTGTACGATCCGCTCACGGCGACGATTCAGCTGACCGTACAGAACTTTCTGCGTATCTTCGAGTATAACGCTATCGTCGTTCCGGCGACCCACGTCAAACAGCAGTTCGTGGACTACGGCGTGCCCGAGGAGCGACTCACCGTCATTCCGAACGGTGTGGAGTACGAACGGTACCGACGGCCGGCGATCGAGTCCGAGCCGGGACGACTCGTCGTGGTCGGTCGGTTGACGAAGCGAAAGCGCCAGGATCGACTTGTTCGTGTCGTGCGACGGCTTCGCGACGAGGGCTCCGACGTCCGGTTAGACGTTGCCGGCGATGGGCCCGCACGGGAGCGGTTGGAGCAGATGGTCGAAGAGCTCGATCTGGATGGGTGCGTTACGGTGCACGGGTTCGTCGACGAGGAGCGGAAGATCGAGCTGCTCAATCGGGCCGAGCTGTTCGTCTTCGCTTCGACACAGGAGGGGTTCGGGATCGTGCTGCTGGAGGCGATGGCCGCCGGTCTGCCGGTGGTCGCAAAGCGGCTGCCGGTGTACGAGGATTTCTTCGTGGACGGGGAGAATGGCTATTTGATACAGGATGATGGTAGTGGTACCGACGAGTTTGCGGACGCGATTCAACAGCTACTTGACGCGCCTGCGATTGAGGAAGAAACGAAAGCGAGGAACATGCGTACCGCCGAGCACTACTCGTGGAATGCAGTCACGGATCAGACAGAAGCGGTACTCGCCGCAACGATAGCATGA
- a CDS encoding SgrR family transcriptional regulator produces the protein MERKRSEGGEFVESVTLNAVLGVFDAVKGPVVTSGDVADALGCSRETARRKLRQLHREDRVDQRKTAGRVVWWLTDDTDDTATSDHDSITAAEAADELLVMGEESATDVDLDAMIRNSKTVWSSLDEQDSEPEPRE, from the coding sequence ATGGAACGAAAACGTAGCGAGGGCGGCGAGTTCGTCGAATCGGTCACGCTCAATGCGGTGCTCGGCGTGTTCGATGCCGTAAAGGGGCCGGTCGTCACGAGCGGCGACGTTGCCGACGCGCTCGGCTGCTCGCGCGAAACTGCCCGCCGAAAGCTCCGACAGTTACATCGAGAGGATCGCGTCGACCAGCGCAAGACCGCTGGGAGAGTCGTCTGGTGGCTCACCGACGACACTGACGACACAGCTACGTCCGATCACGATTCCATTACTGCCGCTGAAGCGGCCGACGAGCTGCTGGTGATGGGTGAGGAGTCAGCGACGGACGTCGACCTTGACGCCATGATACGCAACTCGAAAACCGTATGGAGTTCACTCGACGAGCAGGATTCGGAGCCGGAGCCACGCGAGTGA
- a CDS encoding DUF1616 domain-containing protein: protein MTGERCRLASLLYRDSSPATPTVENTYWETIYE from the coding sequence ATGACTGGCGAGCGCTGCCGGCTCGCCTCGCTGCTCTATCGTGACTCGTCGCCCGCAACGCCGACCGTCGAGAACACCTACTGGGAGACGATCTATGAGTGA
- a CDS encoding peptidase C39 family protein, giving the protein MSFGAKQLIASWTADVPSDTWLEIEIRGTTTSGDRTGWYVMGRWAMTDMDIHRTSVPDQDDEFGRVTVDTFKAVDGVTLRSYQLRVTLYRLPNSEHSPVVHSASVMASHLSEQKHVDASPLGGAEGIVLDVPKYSQEIHKGEYPKWDGGGEAWCSPTSTAMILSYWGRGPTDEQMSWVNPDYKDPQVDFAVRGTYDYSYDGAGNWPFNVAYAGRFGLDGFVTRLRSLTELEQYIKAGIPVITSVSFEADELPSAGYGTDGHLMVIVGFTEDGDVVANDPFAPTNEDVRCIYSRAAFENVWQRTTGSGGIVYIIYLPEHTHPAHPTGTKQR; this is encoded by the coding sequence GTGAGTTTCGGAGCAAAACAACTGATCGCATCGTGGACCGCGGATGTTCCATCAGATACATGGCTGGAAATAGAAATACGAGGGACGACCACCAGCGGTGACCGCACCGGCTGGTACGTCATGGGGCGCTGGGCAATGACGGATATGGATATCCATCGCACTTCCGTCCCAGATCAAGACGATGAGTTCGGCCGAGTTACTGTGGATACCTTCAAAGCAGTCGATGGAGTTACACTGCGTTCGTATCAGCTGCGTGTGACGCTTTATCGACTGCCCAATAGTGAGCACTCGCCAGTGGTACACTCGGCCAGCGTCATGGCCTCCCACCTATCGGAACAAAAGCACGTCGACGCCAGTCCGCTCGGCGGAGCAGAAGGCATCGTACTGGACGTACCGAAGTACTCACAGGAGATTCACAAGGGAGAGTATCCGAAGTGGGACGGTGGTGGCGAGGCGTGGTGCAGCCCTACCTCCACCGCGATGATCCTCTCGTACTGGGGGCGCGGTCCTACTGACGAACAGATGAGCTGGGTCAACCCAGACTACAAAGACCCGCAAGTCGACTTCGCCGTGCGCGGAACCTACGATTACAGCTACGATGGTGCCGGCAACTGGCCGTTCAACGTCGCATATGCCGGACGGTTTGGTCTCGATGGCTTCGTGACCCGACTCCGCTCTCTGACCGAATTGGAACAATACATCAAGGCCGGTATTCCCGTCATCACTTCGGTGTCGTTCGAGGCGGATGAATTGCCTAGTGCGGGGTATGGGACAGATGGGCATTTGATGGTAATCGTCGGTTTCACTGAAGACGGGGATGTGGTCGCCAACGACCCGTTTGCACCGACCAACGAGGATGTGCGATGTATCTATTCGCGCGCGGCGTTCGAGAATGTCTGGCAACGCACTACGGGAAGCGGCGGAATCGTCTATATCATCTATCTACCCGAACACACGCACCCGGCACATCCAACTGGGACGAAACAGCGATAG
- a CDS encoding alkaline phosphatase family protein: protein MFREIASPELKGTTKKEISRGSATPEFLAANFDGNDVSDTVYVTANPQLERNADHVNANFHATEQVWLDEGWDEKWGTVLPETITEHAKEAIVSYPNKRLIVHYMQPHYPFITDSTTEDKEFLNQASPQGKHIWLRYETGDSTTSIEVTKAAYYDNLRRTLPHIQKLVDALDGRTVITSDHGNMLGERSTPIPIKQWGHPSRTYTPELIEIPWHVIDDDEERKIVAEDETNNETDVEQSVVEDRLSQLGYLEE, encoded by the coding sequence ATGTTTCGAGAAATTGCCAGTCCAGAGCTAAAGGGCACGACTAAAAAGGAGATATCTCGGGGATCCGCAACACCAGAGTTCTTAGCTGCGAATTTTGATGGGAACGATGTTTCCGATACAGTATATGTGACCGCCAATCCACAACTTGAACGAAATGCAGACCATGTCAATGCGAATTTCCATGCAACAGAACAGGTCTGGCTAGATGAAGGATGGGACGAAAAGTGGGGAACTGTTCTCCCAGAGACGATAACAGAACACGCAAAAGAAGCAATCGTGTCCTATCCAAATAAACGGTTGATAGTTCATTACATGCAGCCCCACTATCCATTTATTACTGATTCGACTACAGAAGACAAAGAGTTTCTTAATCAAGCCAGTCCTCAAGGAAAGCACATCTGGTTGCGATATGAGACTGGAGATTCAACAACCTCTATCGAAGTTACTAAAGCAGCGTACTATGATAACCTGCGACGAACACTTCCTCATATTCAGAAATTGGTTGATGCACTTGATGGGCGTACAGTGATTACTTCTGATCACGGCAATATGCTGGGAGAACGATCTACCCCCATACCGATCAAACAGTGGGGACATCCTTCAAGAACATATACTCCGGAACTGATCGAAATCCCTTGGCATGTCATTGACGATGATGAAGAACGGAAGATCGTAGCAGAAGACGAGACAAATAACGAGACTGATGTTGAACAATCAGTGGTTGAAGATCGCCTCTCTCAATTAGGTTATCTTGAAGAATAA
- a CDS encoding DUF2304 family protein, protein MNSILMLAFVVLAIAALAWGFERYRRRFIRTDLLLAGGAAVGLLAVAFIPAIYDQIGNLLNIRKRYVTVSLLGNVGLLACVFYLVSLVRANRGRINDLTRSLSLDQANAIQADGGGETIGVVIPAYNEEATIEKVVNSLPETIRGYLVMPIVVSDGSADATAHRARSDGVTVVEHHLNQGQGGALQTGFAIAMREEASIVVTMDGDGQHPSDRLERMVAPIMNDEADYVMGSRHKGTDYSGNSVVRRAGIRVFTRLINMLTKSDITDCTNGFRAIRGSELPKLTLTEERFSAPELIIEARKNGLRLREVPITIAERQAGETKKPQLGYAFGLMRTILTTWIR, encoded by the coding sequence ATGAACAGCATACTGATGCTAGCGTTCGTAGTGCTAGCTATCGCAGCGTTAGCGTGGGGATTCGAACGTTATCGGAGGCGGTTCATCAGGACAGACCTGCTGCTTGCCGGCGGTGCGGCCGTTGGACTGCTCGCCGTCGCCTTTATCCCGGCGATCTACGATCAAATTGGGAACCTCCTTAACATTCGCAAGCGATACGTGACCGTCTCGTTGCTCGGGAATGTTGGCTTGCTGGCTTGTGTGTTCTATCTCGTGTCGCTTGTGCGTGCCAATCGGGGCCGGATCAACGATCTCACACGAAGTCTCTCGCTCGACCAGGCCAACGCGATCCAGGCAGACGGAGGGGGCGAGACAATCGGTGTTGTGATTCCGGCCTACAATGAAGAAGCAACCATTGAGAAGGTCGTCAACTCGTTGCCGGAGACGATTCGTGGCTATCTCGTCATGCCGATCGTCGTTTCGGATGGTTCAGCAGACGCGACCGCCCACCGTGCCCGTTCCGATGGCGTGACCGTCGTTGAACACCATCTCAATCAGGGTCAGGGTGGCGCTCTTCAGACGGGCTTTGCCATCGCTATGCGCGAGGAGGCCTCGATCGTAGTGACGATGGACGGTGACGGTCAGCATCCAAGCGATCGGCTTGAACGGATGGTAGCCCCGATCATGAACGACGAAGCCGACTACGTAATGGGGTCGCGGCACAAGGGCACTGATTACTCGGGCAACAGTGTCGTTCGTCGAGCCGGGATTCGTGTGTTCACGCGGCTGATCAATATGCTCACGAAATCGGATATCACCGATTGTACGAACGGCTTTCGGGCGATTCGTGGGTCGGAACTGCCGAAGCTGACGCTGACCGAAGAACGATTCAGCGCGCCCGAGTTGATCATCGAAGCGCGCAAGAACGGGCTTCGACTACGGGAGGTGCCAATCACCATCGCAGAGCGACAAGCCGGTGAAACGAAAAAGCCGCAGTTGGGCTATGCGTTCGGTTTGATGCGAACGATCCTCACGACGTGGATTCGGTGA
- a CDS encoding oligosaccharide flippase family protein has translation MIQSIRNLAFTTFVGKIVGRISSYGMVLLLAWRFGPVAVGIFSFGKVTLQIGKTLSTAGLVNIAQKYVSIYRANEEQQKLNGLVVACIGAVTVLGLAFSGVLLLNDDIVTVLSGKSNNSFTRIFVIGIPFFAIATISAAITRGFKRAKYSVYILDIGFFTASFLITGAIVILNPSFELVVLGYVGATVLSSLLGIYALTRFDMISLDSGFDFDLRSIIPEGARMFGIGISQQSVVWADIVFLAYLTSAGTVGRYEVAYQTAALLGFALVAVNSVFPAIAAGLYNDNEIEQLSAYYKAITKWITYLTVIAASGLVLFGRSYVGLLSEEFVSIVPVLAVLAAARVVAVGTGPAGMLLMMADKERTELLNSAAVAIANLILNFVLVNRYGMFGAAIASSLSLSVVNIIRALQVRHYLSIAPYDREIFDHVWGVGAAIGGIVVVRLVGGSSILAAIVAAIVGISIFALTIMNIGLSERDTSLISSID, from the coding sequence ATGATACAAAGCATACGAAATCTTGCGTTTACAACTTTTGTTGGAAAAATCGTCGGTAGAATTTCGTCCTACGGCATGGTCCTTCTCCTCGCTTGGAGGTTTGGTCCAGTAGCCGTCGGAATATTCTCATTTGGAAAAGTTACGCTACAGATCGGCAAGACCCTCTCAACAGCAGGGCTCGTGAATATTGCGCAAAAATACGTTTCGATTTATCGAGCAAATGAGGAACAGCAGAAGCTAAATGGACTCGTTGTAGCTTGTATCGGCGCAGTAACGGTTCTTGGATTAGCGTTTAGCGGTGTTCTTCTTCTGAACGACGACATTGTTACCGTTCTGTCCGGTAAATCGAACAACAGCTTCACCAGAATTTTCGTGATTGGCATACCATTTTTTGCTATTGCAACAATATCAGCGGCGATTACCAGAGGGTTCAAGCGAGCCAAATATTCCGTGTACATCCTCGACATCGGCTTCTTCACAGCTTCCTTTCTCATCACTGGTGCGATCGTTATACTGAATCCATCGTTTGAACTGGTGGTCCTCGGGTACGTTGGTGCAACTGTTCTCTCCTCACTGCTCGGGATTTACGCACTCACTCGCTTTGACATGATCTCGCTCGATTCCGGCTTCGACTTCGATCTGCGATCAATCATCCCCGAGGGTGCCAGAATGTTCGGCATCGGCATCTCACAACAGTCGGTCGTCTGGGCCGATATCGTATTCTTGGCGTATCTGACGTCTGCCGGAACCGTTGGCCGGTATGAGGTCGCGTATCAAACCGCTGCTCTCCTCGGATTTGCGCTCGTCGCGGTCAACTCAGTGTTTCCGGCGATCGCTGCGGGACTGTACAATGACAATGAGATCGAACAACTCTCAGCGTACTACAAAGCGATCACGAAATGGATCACGTATCTAACGGTGATCGCCGCCAGTGGATTGGTTCTATTCGGGAGGTCCTATGTGGGACTACTCAGCGAAGAATTCGTGAGTATCGTTCCAGTGCTTGCAGTATTGGCCGCCGCCCGTGTGGTTGCTGTCGGTACCGGTCCTGCTGGGATGTTATTGATGATGGCCGATAAGGAACGCACTGAACTACTGAACTCCGCTGCCGTCGCAATAGCGAACCTGATACTGAACTTCGTGTTAGTGAATCGGTACGGGATGTTTGGTGCTGCGATAGCAAGCAGTCTCTCATTGAGCGTTGTGAATATTATCCGAGCACTGCAAGTGCGACACTACCTCAGCATTGCGCCGTACGACCGGGAAATATTCGATCACGTCTGGGGAGTCGGTGCTGCTATCGGTGGAATTGTCGTTGTGCGGCTCGTTGGTGGGTCATCAATCTTAGCAGCAATAGTAGCAGCAATAGTAGGCATATCGATATTCGCTTTAACCATCATGAATATCGGCCTTTCAGAAAGAGATACCAGCCTCATAAGTTCCATTGACTGA